A portion of the Poecile atricapillus isolate bPoeAtr1 chromosome 7, bPoeAtr1.hap1, whole genome shotgun sequence genome contains these proteins:
- the SNX7 gene encoding sorting nexin-7 isoform X2, whose amino-acid sequence MEAEGRLLGPPLPAGGEGPGIESHLSEGALGTARGPLLAAAEVLALDDEEDDLEVFSKDTSLAEVNSFSPSVPISPSSMINQYKFEDGPELRDLFITVDDPESHITAIETFITYRVVTKTTRGEFDSSEYEVRRRYQDFLWLKSRLEEAHPTLIIPPLPEKFIMKGMVERFSDEFIETRRKALHKFLNRIADHPTLTFNEDFKIFLTAQAWELSSHKKQGPGLLSRMGQTVRAVASSVRGAVKNRPEMFTEMHNYMETFSQKINLLDKIAHRIYKEERDYFNEMKEYGPIHTLWSASEEDIADSLKGIASCIDRCCRATEKRMAGLSEHLLPILHEYVLYSEILMGVLKRRDQIQGELDSKVDALANKKTEKDQFSEEIGRLEDKVEHANNALKADWDRWKQNMQWDMRSTFTNVAENNLRYYEESQTRLHFQILLQKMPS is encoded by the exons ATGGAGGCGGAGGGCCGGCTACTGGGGCCGCCGCTCCCAGCCGGCGGGGAAGGGCCCGGGATCGAGTCGCATCTCTCTGAGGGTGCCCTCGGCACGGCCCGGGGGCCGCTTCTCGCCGCCGCCGAGGTGCTGGCGCTGGACGATGAGGAAGACGATCTGGAGGTGTTCAGCAAG GATACGTCTCTGGCTGAGGTAAACTCATTCAGTCCTTCAGTGCCAATATCCCCCTCATCAATGATAAACCAGTATAAATTTGAAGATGGGCCAGAATTAAGAGATCTCTTCATTACAGTCGATGATCCGGAAAGCCACATTACAGCCATCGAAACATTTATTACATACAGAGTAGTCACAAAG ACAACCCGTGGTGAATTTGACTCCAGTGAATATGAAGTTCGAAGACGATATCAGGATTTCCTTTGGTTGAAGAGCAGACTTGAAGAAGCACATCCAACACTGATTAttcct CCATTGCCGGAAAAATTCATAATGAAGGGAATGGTGGAACGATTTAGTGATGAATTCATTGAGACTCGAAGAAAAGCTTTACATAAATTTTTGAACCGGATTGCTGATCATCCAACTTTAACTTTTAATGAGGACTTCAAAATTTTTCTTACTGCACAAGCCTGG GAGCTCTCCTCACACAAGAAGCAGGGTCCTGGTTTGCTGAGCAGGATGGGACAGACCGTCAGAGCTGTAGCATCCTCAGTAAGAGGAGCAGTTAAAAATCGCCCTGAAATGTTTACAGAAATGCACAATTACATGGAAACATTTAGTCAGAAAATAAACTTACTAGATAAAATAGCTCATAGGATTTACAAGGAAGAAAGGG ActattttaatgaaatgaagGAGTATGGCCCCATCCACACACTGTGGTCAGCATCAGAAGAAGACATAGCAGACTCCCTGAAGGGCATTGCCAGCTGCATCGACCGCTGCTGCAGGGCTACAGAGAAGCGAATGGCAGGGCTCTCAGAGCACCTCCTGCCCATTTTACATGAATACGTTCTCTACAGTGAAATTCTCATG GGTGTTTTGAAAAGGAGAGACCAAATTCAAGGTGAGCTGGATTCCAAAGTTGATGCTTTAGCCaataaaaagacagaaaaggatCAG TTCTCAGAAGAGATTGGGAGACTTGAAGACAAAGTTGAGCATGCCAATAATGCTCTGAAAGCAGATTGGGACAGGTGGAAGCAGAACATGCAGTGGGATATGAGATCGACATTCACTAATGTGGCTGAGAATAATCTCCGTTATTATGAAGAG tcaCAAACAAGACTCCATTTTCAGATTCTACTCCAAAAAATGCCATCATAA
- the SNX7 gene encoding sorting nexin-7 isoform X1 — translation MEAEGRLLGPPLPAGGEGPGIESHLSEGALGTARGPLLAAAEVLALDDEEDDLEVFSKDTSLAEVNSFSPSVPISPSSMINQYKFEDGPELRDLFITVDDPESHITAIETFITYRVVTKTTRGEFDSSEYEVRRRYQDFLWLKSRLEEAHPTLIIPPLPEKFIMKGMVERFSDEFIETRRKALHKFLNRIADHPTLTFNEDFKIFLTAQAWELSSHKKQGPGLLSRMGQTVRAVASSVRGAVKNRPEMFTEMHNYMETFSQKINLLDKIAHRIYKEERDYFNEMKEYGPIHTLWSASEEDIADSLKGIASCIDRCCRATEKRMAGLSEHLLPILHEYVLYSEILMGVLKRRDQIQGELDSKVDALANKKTEKDQFSEEIGRLEDKVEHANNALKADWDRWKQNMQWDMRSTFTNVAENNLRYYEECLATWESFLTSQTVDLHVDEDSEDRP, via the exons ATGGAGGCGGAGGGCCGGCTACTGGGGCCGCCGCTCCCAGCCGGCGGGGAAGGGCCCGGGATCGAGTCGCATCTCTCTGAGGGTGCCCTCGGCACGGCCCGGGGGCCGCTTCTCGCCGCCGCCGAGGTGCTGGCGCTGGACGATGAGGAAGACGATCTGGAGGTGTTCAGCAAG GATACGTCTCTGGCTGAGGTAAACTCATTCAGTCCTTCAGTGCCAATATCCCCCTCATCAATGATAAACCAGTATAAATTTGAAGATGGGCCAGAATTAAGAGATCTCTTCATTACAGTCGATGATCCGGAAAGCCACATTACAGCCATCGAAACATTTATTACATACAGAGTAGTCACAAAG ACAACCCGTGGTGAATTTGACTCCAGTGAATATGAAGTTCGAAGACGATATCAGGATTTCCTTTGGTTGAAGAGCAGACTTGAAGAAGCACATCCAACACTGATTAttcct CCATTGCCGGAAAAATTCATAATGAAGGGAATGGTGGAACGATTTAGTGATGAATTCATTGAGACTCGAAGAAAAGCTTTACATAAATTTTTGAACCGGATTGCTGATCATCCAACTTTAACTTTTAATGAGGACTTCAAAATTTTTCTTACTGCACAAGCCTGG GAGCTCTCCTCACACAAGAAGCAGGGTCCTGGTTTGCTGAGCAGGATGGGACAGACCGTCAGAGCTGTAGCATCCTCAGTAAGAGGAGCAGTTAAAAATCGCCCTGAAATGTTTACAGAAATGCACAATTACATGGAAACATTTAGTCAGAAAATAAACTTACTAGATAAAATAGCTCATAGGATTTACAAGGAAGAAAGGG ActattttaatgaaatgaagGAGTATGGCCCCATCCACACACTGTGGTCAGCATCAGAAGAAGACATAGCAGACTCCCTGAAGGGCATTGCCAGCTGCATCGACCGCTGCTGCAGGGCTACAGAGAAGCGAATGGCAGGGCTCTCAGAGCACCTCCTGCCCATTTTACATGAATACGTTCTCTACAGTGAAATTCTCATG GGTGTTTTGAAAAGGAGAGACCAAATTCAAGGTGAGCTGGATTCCAAAGTTGATGCTTTAGCCaataaaaagacagaaaaggatCAG TTCTCAGAAGAGATTGGGAGACTTGAAGACAAAGTTGAGCATGCCAATAATGCTCTGAAAGCAGATTGGGACAGGTGGAAGCAGAACATGCAGTGGGATATGAGATCGACATTCACTAATGTGGCTGAGAATAATCTCCGTTATTATGAAGAG